A stretch of DNA from Thunnus thynnus chromosome 16, fThuThy2.1, whole genome shotgun sequence:
ATCACAATAACGGAGGCAGCTGCACAAGTGAGTCATGTGAAGTTATGAGTATGCGTCagattaaataatataataaatattttatttgtataaatacatttgttggGCAATATAAGGCAACTTATGATGAGAAAGCCTCAGTCGGTGCTGCATCAGTCGCAAACAGTGCAATGTGTAACGCCAAACGCAGAACAAACAACACTAGAACTTTATGAAAATAACCCCTGAGTTGAATTAACATCTCTGACATtctcaacacaaacaaacaattggAATTTCCTGCAGAGCTGCTACAAAagatgtttctgtcattttgtcgAGCCATTTTATTCTACCTCTGCTCAGTCTACCTGAACCGCACCTATTCTGCTGAGCTGTTCACCTACAACATGTGTACACAGTACACCACACGCACTGCAGCGTGTTCTTGTATAGTGGGTTGGCTGGCTTCTTGACATGACTATTCAAAGAGCACAGGGCGCCCCTGAATAACACCTCAGGTCAAAATGTGCTCCCTCAAATACATATTTGAGTAAGACTTTGCTgtttacagtactgtatgtgcttttCCCTTTTGTGTGTTCTACTGTTGGTTTACTGGGATTATAGCACCATAAACATCTTCTTGCAGTCATGTTTTTCCTGTGAGGACTGCCAAGTATGTGTTGTCCACTTGGCAGTATAGACGTTTTCTGCCGCACTGGAATCTGCTGTGTTGAAAGGCTAGACGGAGCTGCGTCTCTTAAACACCCTGAATGGGGAGAGAATGTGTAGGCCCGTTGTTATGGAGCTTATGCTCGTGCACTGACGTGGACTGCAAACGCAGCCTGTTGATGCAGGCTCCATGTAGTGAGGACAATTACTGTCCTGCGGCAAGTAGGCATCAGAGAACGTCAGCTCCTGCGGGATCATAGTAGGTATGGAGCCCTGCAGCTTATCCTTGCTCCGGTACCACAGGCAGGAGCATATAGTCTGGAAATGCAGCACCTCAGTGTAGACGCCTTTTAAATCTTTAGCCTTTGTAGCGTCGTCTGTCACAGGTGTGGAGGAAGTTGAGGCTGAGAGCGGTAATAGACGAGCCACCTCTCCTCTTGGTTTACTGGCAGACAGCAAGGCCTTCTGCTTGGCGTCTCTCCGCTCATCGTCCGTGTTCATGGTCAAGAAGCGAAGCACCACCAGGTTGAGGAAGGCCCCGATCACCGTCAGGCCCATCAGGATGTAGATGAAGCAGAAAGCAACGTACCGGGGGTCATTCTGCAGCGCATCGTCCTTCTGCAGGGCCACGTAGTCTCCAAACCCGATAGTGGTGAGCGTGATGAAGCAGTAGTAGAAGGCGTGGAGGAAGCTCCATCCCTCGCAGTGAGAGAACGCCACGGCCCCCACGCACAGAGTGCTCATGCAAGAGAAGAAGCCCACCGTCACCATGTTCGCCATGGAGACCTCGGTTTGACGCATTCCCAGGCACTTCTTGGCTTGGTGCAGCAGGTACCTGACGAACGTGTTGATCCGCTCACCCAGGCTCTGGAACATGACCAAGGTTAGCGGGATCCCCAGGAGGGCGTAGAACATGCAGAACACTTTCCCTGAGTCAGTGCTGGGGGCTGCATGGCCATAACCTGAACGAGAGGATAGAACATTTTTACACCTCAGAGACTGTGCATGTGatatatatgaaaatgtcttattttgattatgtgtttttttgtgttttggggaGTTGGTGGTAACACACACGCCTCCTAAATCTTCCCATTACTGGAAAACCCAATCACACCATTCAGCTTAACTTAAATGTTGTGAATTAACagcagttatatatttataactCCTACGTTGTTGTCAGCTGAGATGTTTTAAACActggaaataaaacagagatGCATCACTATCTTTGCCTAAATTACCTGAAGTGACCTGAACTTGTAATAACAGCCAGGGCCATAGCTGCCATTGAAGACACCAAGTAAGAGGAGTCTGGGAATATGAGGGGTTTAAAgggaataatttgacattttggaaaaatatGCATTCTTGCTTTCTTGCAGAAAGTTAGATGATAAAACATataagctacagccagcagctggttagctttgCTTTGCATTAAGACGGGAAATGGAGGGGACACAGCTAACCTCGCTCTGTCTGAAGGTAATGAAATCCGTCTACCAGCAGCAAacaaatagtccagcacataacctcCGTAAAAACCACAATTCGTCATTTTCACGTTTCATTTTTTGgtcagattaaacaaacaaaatataggCTTAACGTGTTTATTTGTGAGGTTTAGAGGTGCTGATAAGTGGATTTTGTTATTGGACGGACTAGTTTGTGCCAAGCTGATAAGTGGATTTTGTTATTGGACGGACTAGTTTGTGCCAAGCTACAGTAAACTCACTAACAGTCTCCTGGTCCCAGCTGACTgttgagcagaaaaaaaatcaatattctCATCATTCAAtttttggcaaaaaaacaaataggcttatatattttccaaaatgttgaactattcctttaaagaatgtgtttacattttacaattacacacaaatgttgctctgtgtttttattaaggctgtaacatttcttatttttattttttggactCAATATTCTTAGTAttgattgttttagtttttttgttttgttttttttaaattgcatttctCCACCAGAATCATATTcatgtcattatggagaaaatgcattttgaaacagcatttagacatTCTTGTATGAAGATCAAATTTacattgaaaatatatatatatatattatttaacaTCTACATAAAAGAGTATATAGTATGACACTTTTTTCCCTTTGTTTACTTCCCCTATGACACCCACAAGGACAATAACAACTCAGCCAGAAAATAGGAAAGAAAACTAAAGGCTAAATGTTAAAGAATTCAGcagaaaatgctttaaaaagagagaagtttGCAaacctttaatgttttttttttcattatgggGGTGGGGTTTTCTTTGCATGGGGTATTGTGGATAGTAACACTTACTTTAAGTCCTcctatttaacatttataagcagtatttAAACAGTTAATAGATGGTTTATAACATACTATAATGTAATTGTaagtacatatacagtaccagtcaaaagtatGGACACACTTAAGGTGTGAATGGTAATGTAAGTGTTAATTAATgcatttgtcaacaactataactctgGAGGCTGGTATACAAACAATGAGTCACAATGTAGTGAAACACAGTTGTGATAATATACAATAAGTCTTTAGAGCAtaagttataaatgttaatgaatACAGCACATTGATACACTTtaatttaaacactttaaaatgtcattatatcTTCATATAACtagattataatgcattatataCCATTTATTAGAGGTTTATACACtgtttataaatgctaaatagggggccTTTAAGTCAAGTGTTGCCAATGCAATTTGCTTTCGTTAGAAGTGCTTCTCACCTATTGTCGTAATCACAGTGATGGCGAAGTAAAAGGACCCAGCAAATTTCCACTGGACCCCTGCTTTGTGAGGTTTGAGGTGCAAAACGACGTGCTCCAGCTCTTCGAAGTTCTCTTTGGTTAAGTTATATTTGCGCATGAGCTCGTACTTCCTGGCGTCGAGTCTCCTCTTGTGACTTTTCTCCTGCTTCGACTCCAGAGTCTCGAAGACGGCCGCTCCGACCACCAAGTAGGTGAGGATGCTGATGATGAGGGCGAGAGTCCTTGCGTTTTGCCTCTTCATGATAATTTGAGGAAATGTCCAGTGTTTTCGCGGTGCAGGTAGGGAGCTGAGGCTTCTGTGCGACCTTCTCCTGACGGAATCCGGATCCAACAGTGGGGAGTTTGGAGACGGAGCTGTTCTTTCAGCACCACCCCCACATCACAGTTGGGTTGCTACTGT
This window harbors:
- the kcnk3b gene encoding potassium channel subfamily K member 3, producing the protein MKRQNARTLALIISILTYLVVGAAVFETLESKQEKSHKRRLDARKYELMRKYNLTKENFEELEHVVLHLKPHKAGVQWKFAGSFYFAITVITTIGYGHAAPSTDSGKVFCMFYALLGIPLTLVMFQSLGERINTFVRYLLHQAKKCLGMRQTEVSMANMVTVGFFSCMSTLCVGAVAFSHCEGWSFLHAFYYCFITLTTIGFGDYVALQKDDALQNDPRYVAFCFIYILMGLTVIGAFLNLVVLRFLTMNTDDERRDAKQKALLSASKPRGEVARLLPLSASTSSTPVTDDATKAKDLKGVYTEVLHFQTICSCLWYRSKDKLQGSIPTMIPQELTFSDAYLPQDSNCPHYMEPASTGCVCSPRQCTSISSITTGLHILSPFRVFKRRSSV